In Triticum urartu cultivar G1812 chromosome 6, Tu2.1, whole genome shotgun sequence, the following proteins share a genomic window:
- the LOC125516211 gene encoding phytosulfokine receptor 1-like, which translates to MAGRGRLAAVAALLLPVVVLLSRCRSGAAQSSPRCGAGDLAALRGFSAGLDATVDGWPAVPDDDNGCCAWPGVVCGRAGVVVGVVLPNRTLRGEVAASLAGLTALRVLNLSGNALRGALPPGLLRLRRLEVLDVSSNALAGAIGLGLELPAARVFNVSYNAFNGSHPVLAGAVNLTAYDASGNGFEGPLDAAAVCASPPGLRVLRLSMNRLSGDFPVGFGQCRSLLDLSLDGNGITGALPDDLFAATSLRYLSLHTNSLSGEIPPGLRNLTGLVHLDLSFNAFSGALPEAFDALAGTLQELSAPSNLLTGGLPATLSLCVNLRVLNLRNNTLTGAIGLDFRAVNSLVYLDLGVNKFTGIIPASLPACAGMTALNLGRNLLTGEIPPSFAAFPSLSFLSLTGNGFSNVTSALRILQRLPNLTSLVLTKNFRGGEAMPEDGIDGFAKMEVLVIANCELTGAIPAWLAGLRKLKVLDISWNRLAGPIPPLLGELDRLFYLDISNNSLQGEIPASLTRMPALLAGGGNGGGDGDDEKVQDFPFFMRRNVSAKGRQYNQVSSFPASLVLGRNNLTGGVPAALGALARLHIVDLSWNGFSGAIPPELSGMTSLESLDVSHNALSGAIPASLTRLSFLSHFAVAYNNLSGEIPIGGQFFTFSSADFAGNPLLCGFHVGRKCDRKGVDPATDGSTTGSNDGRRSAASAGVVAAICVGTTLLVAVGLAVTWRTWSRRRQEDNACRVAAGDDEESTDSSAARSSTLVLLFPGDEEEEQTTAVITLDEVVKATGDFDETRIVGCGGFGMVYRATLADGLDVAVKRLSGDFHQMEREFRAEVEALSRVRHRNLVALRGYCRLGKDVRLLIYPYMENGSLDHWLHERADAGKDALPWPARLGIARGAARGLAHLHGGGGGARVMHRDVKSSNILLDAAMEARLGDFGLARLARGSDDTHVTTDLVGTLGYIPPEYGHSPAATYRGDVYSMGVVLVELVTGRRPVDMAARLGARDVTAWAVRLRREGRGHEAVDAAVSGRQRHREEAARVLELACACVSEDPKARPTAQQLVERLDAIAAAGAAPEIRSGTVDN; encoded by the coding sequence ATGGCGGGACGAGGTAGactggcggcggtggcggcgctgctGCTGCCGGTGGTTGTGCTGCTGTCGCGGTGCCGGAGCGGCGCGGCGCAGTCCTCGCCGCGGTGCGGGGCCGGTGACCTTGCCGCGCTCAGAGGGTTCTCGGCCGGTCTTGATGCCACTGTGGATGGGTGGCCGGCCGTTCCTGACGATGACAACGGCTGCTGCGCGTGGCCCGGCGTGGTCTGCGGCCGCGCGGGCGTCGTCGTCGGGGTGGTGCTGCCGAACCGGACGCTGCGGGGGGAGGTGGCCGCGTCGCTCGCCGGGCTCACGGCGCTCCGCGTGCTCAACCTGTCCGGCAACGCGCTGCGGGGCGCGCTCCCGCCCGGGCTCCTCcggctccgccgcctcgaggtgCTCGACGTCAGCTCCAACGCGCTCGCCGGCGCGATCGGGCTCGGGCTCGAGCTCCCGGCGGCGCGGGTGTTCAACGTGTCCTACAACGCGTTCAACGGCAGCCACCCGGTGCTCGCCGGCGCCGTGAACCTCACGGCGTACGACGCGTCTGGCAACGGCTTCGAGGGGCCCCTGGACGCCGCCGCGGTCTGCGCGTCGCCGCCGGGGCTGCGGGTGCTGCGGCTGTCCATGAACAGGCTCTCCGGCGACTTCCCTGTCGGGTTCGGCCAATGCCGGTCGCTCCTCGACCTCTCGCTCGACGGCAACGGCATCACCGGCGCCCTCCCCGATGACCTCTTCGCCGCCACGTCGCTGCGGTACCTCTCCCTCCACACCAACTCCCTCTCCGGCGAGATCCCGCCGGGGCTCCGCAACCTCACCGGCCTCGTCCACCTCGACCTCTCCTTCAACGCATTCTCCGGTGCGCTGCCCGAGGCGTTCGACGCGCTCGCCGGCACGCTCCAGGAGCTCTCCGCGCCGAGCAACCTGCTCACCGGTGGCCTTCCCGCCACGCTCTCGCTGTGCGTGAACCTTCGCGTCCTCAACCTCCGCAACAACACGCTCACCGGCGCCATTGGCCTCGACTTCCGCGCCGTCAATAGCCTCGTCTACCTCGACCTGGGCGTCAACAAGTTCACGGGCATCATCCCGGCGAGCCTCCCCGCGTGCGCCGGCATGACGGCGCTCAACCTCGGCCGAAACCTCCTCACCGGCGAGATACCGCCGTCGTTCGCCGCGTTCCCGTCGCTCTCCTTCCTGTCCCTCACCGGCAACGGCTTCTCCAACGTCACGTCGGCGTTGAGGATACTACAGCGCTTGCCCAACCTGACGAGCCTCGTGCTCACCAAGAACTTCCGCGGCGGCGAGGCGATGCCAGAGGACGGCATCGATGGGTTCGCCAAGATGGAGGTGCTCGTCATTGCCAACTGCGAGCTCACCGGCGCGATCCCGGCGTGGCTCGCTGGGCTGCGGAAGCTCAAGGTGCTCGACATCTCGTGGAACCGGCTCGCCGGCCCGATCCCGCCGCTGCTCGGCGAGCTCGACCGCCTCTTCTACCTCGACATATCGAACAACTCGCTGCAGGGGGAGATCCCGGCCAGCCTGACGCGGATGCCGGCGCTGCTGGCCGGCGGCGGCaatggcggcggcgacggcgacgacgagAAGGTGCAGGACTTCCCGTTCTTTATGCGCCGGAACGTGTCGGCGAAAGGACGGCAGTATAACCAGGTGAGCAGCTTCCCGGCGTCGCTCGTGCTGGGGCGGAACAACCTCACCGGTGGCGTGCCGGCGGCTCTGGGGGCTCTGGCCAGATTGCACATCGTCGACCTGAGCTGGAACGGCTTCTCGGGGGCCATCCCACCGGAGCTGTCGGGGATGACGAGCCTCGAGTCCCTCGACGTGTCGCACAACGCGCTCTCCGGCGCCATCCCGGCGTCGCTGACGCGGCTCAGCTTCCTCTCCCACTTCGCCGTCGCGTACAACAACCTCTCCGGCGAGATCCCCATTGGCGGCCAGTTCTTCACCTTCTCCAGCGCGGACTTCGCGGGGAACCCGCTCCTGTGCGGTTTCCACGTGGGACGGAAGTGCGACAGGAAGGGGGTTGATCCGGCCACGGACGGCAGCACGACAGGGAGCAATGACGGCCGAAGGAGCGCCGCCAGCGCCGGCGTCGTGGCGGCGATATGCGTCGGCACAACGCTGCTGGTCGCCGTGGGCCTCGCCGTGACGTGGCGGACGTGGTCGAGGCGGCGGCAGGAGGACAACGCCTGCAGGGTGGCCGCCGGTGACGACGAGGAAAGCACCGACTCGTCCGCGGCGAGGTCGTCGACGCTGGTGCTCCTCTTCCCCGGCGACGAAGAAGAGGAGCAGACGACGGCGGTGATCACGCTTGACGAGGTGGTGAAGGCGACGGGGGACTTCGACGAGACCCGCATCGTGGGGTGCGGCGGGTTCGGCATGGTGTACCGCGCGACGCTGGCGGACGGGCTTGACGTCGCCGTGAAGCGCCTCTCCGGCGACTTCCACCAGATGGAGCGCGAGTTCCGTGCGGAGGTGGAGGCGCTCTCCCGCGTGCGCCACCGCAACCTCGTCGCCCTGCGCGGCTACTGCCGCCTCGGCAAGGACGTGCGCCTCCTCATCTACCCGTACATGGAGAACGGCAGCCTGGACCACTGGCTCCACGAGCGCGCGGACGCCGGCAAGGACGCCCTGCCATGGCCGGCGCGGCTGGGGATCGCGCGGGGCGCGGCGCGCGGGCTGGCGCACCTGcacggcggcgggggcggcgcgcGGGTGATGCACCGGGACGTGAAGTCGAGCAACATCCTGCTGGACGCGGCGATGGAGGCGCGGCTGGGGGACTTCGGGCTGGCGCGGCTGGCGCGCGGGAGCGACGACACGCACGTGACCACGGACCTGGTGGGCACGCTGGGGTACATCCCGCCGGAGTACGGGCACTCGCCGGCGGCCACGTACCGGGGCGACGTGTACAGCATGGGGGTGGTGCTGGTGGAGCTGGTGACGGGGCGGCGGCCCGTGGACATGGCGGCGCGGCTCGGCGCGCGGGACGTGACGGCGTGGGCGGTGCGGCTGCGGCGGGAGGGGCGGGGCCACGAGGCCGTGGACGCCGCCGTGTCGGGGCGGCAGCGGCACCGGGAGGAGGCGGCGAGGGTGCTGGAGCTGGCGTGCGCCTGCGTCAGCGAGGACCCCAAGGCGAGGCCCACGGCGCAGCAGCTCGTCGAGCGGCTcgacgccatcgccgccgccggcgccgccccggaGATTCGCTCCGGCACGGTAGATAACTGA
- the LOC125513796 gene encoding probable WRKY transcription factor 19, with product MGHDHITHIEKLTADGSVADRKCCQEPGCDEIVSGRIMYCNSHTRGHSSQQLGYLQSSQKTSDLYMPPVKGRQCTEPSASAEQDVSIKYEGNDQGKLNDRSGNTQGNTGQLVLGGPDTLCKHDNCKKQAQSNTLYCKLHSGGSKGCLVRDCVKAAHGGTPLCIGHGGGKRCIVAGCPNAACGQGRSEHCVRHGGGKRCKFEGCVKGAQGNTDFCIRHGGGRRCKSEGCTKSAQGRTDFCIKHGGGTRCQFQGCNSSAKWGTDHCSMHRKSLLGETPEALPLPSAKRRGAKKPKKEVKPPLLASQLTVTTAASTAGSSTPQAKGILHMPSNRELSHKIVMAAGQAAMAPAQVLPLSTKPPAPSGTEKEAATSSTTLNL from the coding sequence ACAGGAAATGTTGCCAGGAACCTGGCTGCGATGAAATTGTCAGTGGAAGGATAATGTACTGCAATAGTCACACTAGAGGGCATTCATCCCAACAGCTTGGTTACCTCCAGAGTTCACAGAAAACCTCAGATTTATACATGCCCCCTGTTAAAGGCAGACAGTGTACTGAACCCAGTGCCAGTGCAGAGCAAGATGTAAGTATCAAGTATGAGGGGAATGATCAAGGCAAACTCAATGATAGATCTGGGAATACTCAGGGAAACACTGGGCAACTAGTCTTGGGTGGCCCTGACACGCTTTGCAAGCACGACAACTGCAAAAAGCAGGCCCAGAGTAACACACTGTACTGCAAGCTACATAGTGGTGGTAGCAAGGGTTGCCTAGTACGGGACTGTGTGAAAGCCGCACATGGTGGCACACCTCTATGCATCGGCCATGGAGGAGGGAAGCGTTGCATCGTTGCTGGATGTCCAAACGCTGCATGTGGGCAGGGCCGTAGCGAGCACTGTGTGAGGCATGGTGGCGGCAAGAGATGCAAGTTCGAAGGGTGCGTGAAGGGCGCACAAGGGAACACAGACTTCTGCATCAGGCACGGCGGGGGAAGGCGGTGCAAATCCGAAGGATGCACAAAGAGCGCACAAGGACGCACGGATTTCTGCATCAAGCATGGTGGCGGCACCCGGTGCCAGTTCCAAGGATGCAACTCCAGCGCAAAATGGGGGACGGATCACTGCTCCATGCATCGGAAGAGTTTGCTGGGCGAGACGCCTGAAGCGCTGCCACTTCCTTCCGCCAAGCGTCGCGGGGCCAAGAAGCCCAAAAAGGAAGTAAAGCCGCCGCTTCTGGCCTCCCAGCTGACCGTCACCACTGCTGCGTCTACTGCTGGGAGCAGCACGCCGCAAGCAAAGGGTATTCTTCACATGCCTTCAAACCGTGAGTTGTCGCACAAGATCGTGATGGCGGCCGGGCAAGCCGCCATGGCTCCTGCCCAGGTTTTACCACTGTCCACGAAACCTCCAGCGCCGTCGGGGACGGAGAAGGAAGCGGCGACGAGCAGCACAACGCTGAATCTTTAG